In the genome of Pangasianodon hypophthalmus isolate fPanHyp1 chromosome 23, fPanHyp1.pri, whole genome shotgun sequence, one region contains:
- the anp32e gene encoding acidic leucine-rich nuclear phosphoprotein 32 family member E — translation MEMKKRISLELRNRTPAEVAELVVDNCRSSDGEIEGLTDEFKELEFLSMVNVGLTSLAMLPSLPKLRKLELSDNNISGSLEILAEKCPNLTYLNLSGNKIKELSTVEALQNLKNLKSLDLFNCEITTLEEYRESIFELLPQVTYLDGFDAEDNEAPDSEDDGDVCGGSEDDEDGEEGAGPVGDYEDDDEEEEDDEEESESGEVGLSYLMKDDIQDEEDDDDYVEEEQEEEEGEEEEAEVRGEKRKRDAEDEGEDDEDDD, via the exons GTGGCAGAGCTGGTTGTGGACAATTGCCGCTCGAGTGATGGAGAGATCGAGGGCCTCACGGATGAGTTCAAGGAGCTGGAGTTCCTCAGCATGGTTAATGTTGGTCTCACATCACTGGCCATGCTGCCATCACTGCCCAAACTGAGGAAG TTGGAGCTGAGTGACAATAACATCTCGGGCTCTTTGGAGATACTTGCAGAGAAATGCCCTAATCTGACGTACCTGAACCTGAGTGGCAACAAGATTAAAGAACTCAGCACAGTGGAAGCTCTG CAAAACCTGAAGAATCTGAAAAGCCTGGACCTTTTTAACTGTGAGATCACGACACTGGAGGAGTACAGGGAGAGCATTTTTGAACTGCTTCCTCAGGTCACATACCTGGATGGATTTGATGCGGAGGACAACGAGGCTCCCGACtcagaggatgatggtgatg TTTGTGGTGGCTCAGAAGATGATGAGGATGGTGAGGAGGGAGCTGGACCTGTTGGTGAttatgaggatgatgatgaggaggaggaggatgatgaagaagaatCAGAGAGTGGAGAGGTTGGGCTGTCCTACCTGATGAAAGATGATATTCAG gatgaggaggatgatgatgactATGTAGAAGaagaacaggaggaggaggaaggtgaAG AAGAGGAGGCAGAGGTTCGGGGGGAGAAGCGGAAGAGAGATGCAGAAGATGAgggtgaagatgatgaagatgatgactAA